The proteins below are encoded in one region of Mangifera indica cultivar Alphonso chromosome 7, CATAS_Mindica_2.1, whole genome shotgun sequence:
- the LOC123221247 gene encoding bifunctional 3-dehydroquinate dehydratase/shikimate dehydrogenase, chloroplastic-like isoform X1 gives METTNCALLACCSKMASGERRKNPTLICVPIIGDSVEQMLVDAGKAKASGADLVEIRLDSLKSFSPHEDLKIIIKDCPLPTLFTYRPTWEGGLYDGDEKKRLDVLRLAMELGADYIDVELQVAREFNNSICGKKPEKCKVIVSSHNYQNTPSAEDLGNLVATIQATGADIVKIATTALDITDVARIFQITVHSQVSNVPVIGLVMGERGLISRIICAKFGGYLTFGTLESGIVSAPGQPTIRDLMDLYNFRQIGPDTKVFGIIGKPVGHSKSPVLYNEAFKSVGFNGVYVHLLVDDVAKFFQTYSSSDFAGFSCTIPHKEAAAKICDEVDPVAKSIGAVNCIVRRSDGKLFGCNTDYIGAISAIEDGLRGKGNGSGIVGSPLAGKLFVIIGAGGAGKALAYGAKEKGARVAIANRTYERAKELANVVGAEALSLTDLNNFHPEDGMILANTTSIGMQPKVDETPISKDVLKYYSLVFDAVYTPKVTRLLREAGESGAITVSGLEMFIGQAYEQYERFTGLPAPKELFRKIMAKY, from the exons ATGGAGACTACTAACTGTGCGTTG ctTGCTTGTTGCTCTAAAATGGCAAGTGGAGAAAGGAGAAAGAATCCAACCCTGATTTGTGTTCCAATTATCGGGGATTCGGTAGAGCAGATGTTGGTTGATGCGGGTAAGGCAAAGGCTAGTGGTGCGGACCTTGTGGAAATCAGATTGGATAGTTTGAAGAGTTTCAGCCCTCATGAGGATctcaaaatcataatcaaaGATTGCCCTTTGCCAACTTTGTTCACCTACAG ACCAACATGGGAAGGCGGTCTATATGATGGTGATGAAAAAAAGCGACTGGATGTGTTACGATTAGCCATGGAGTTGGGAGCTGATTACATTGATGTTGAGCTTCAG GTTGCTCGTGAGTTCAACAATTCCATTTGTGGGAAGAAGCCTGAAAAGTGCAAAGTCATTGTTTCTTCTCATAACTATCAAAATACTCCATCTGCTGAAGATCTTGGTAATCTTGTGGCAACTATACAAGCTACTGGAGCTGATATTGTGAAAATTGCTACCACTGCTTTGGACATAACTGATGTGGCTCGCATTTTCCAAATAACTGTGCATTCTCAAGTAAGCAAC GTTCCGGTTATTGGACTTGTCATGGGTGAGAGGGGTTTGATTTCACGGATAATTTGTGCAAAATTTGGTGGTTATCTCACTTTTGGTACCCTTGAGTCTGGAATTGTTTCAGCTCCTGGTCAACCAACTATCAGAGATCTTATGGATCTATACAATTTTAGACAGATAGGACCTGATACAAAAGTATTTGGGATTATTGGGAAGCCTGTTGGCCACAGCAAATCACCTGTTTTGTATAATGAAGCGTTCAAGTCTGTTGGTTTCAATGGGGTTTATGTTCATTTGTTGGTGGATGATGTTGCAAAATTTTTCCAGACTTACTCGTCCAGTGATTTTGCTGGTTTCAG TTGTACAATTCCTCACAAGGAGGCTGCAGCAAAGATCTGTGATGAGGTTGATCCAGTTGCAAAG tcaATAGGTGCTGTTAATTGTATTGTAAGAAGGAGTGACGGAAAGTTATTTGGTTGCAATACGGACTACATTGGTGCTATTTCTGCCATTGAGGATGGACTAAGAG GTAAAGGTAACGGTAGTGGCATAGTTGGTTCACCTTTAGCGGGTAAGTTATTTGTGATCATTGGTGCTGGTGGTGCGGGCAAGGCACTTGCATATGGTGCAAAAGAAAAGGGAGCAAGGGTTGCGATTGCCAATCGCACATATG AACGAGCCAAAGAACTTGCCAATGTTGTTGGAGCAGAAGCTTTGTCCCTTACTGATCTGAATAACTTCCATCCAGAGGATGGTATGATTCTTGCAAACACAACGTCTATTGGGATGCAACCAAAAGTAGATGAAACACCAATTTCTAAG GATGTGTTGAAATATTATTCGCTTGTTTTCGATGCTGTTTATACCCCCAAAGTAACCAGACTCTTGAGAGAAGCTGGAGAATCTGGAGCCATTACTGTTTCTGGATTGGAGATGTTCATTGGACAGGCATACGAACAATATGAGAGGTTCACTGGATTGCCTG CACCCAAGGAGCTATTCCGGAAAATCATGGCAAAGTACTGA
- the LOC123221247 gene encoding bifunctional 3-dehydroquinate dehydratase/shikimate dehydrogenase, chloroplastic-like isoform X2, translating into METTNCALLACCSKMASGERRKNPTLICVPIIGDSVEQMLVDAGKAKASGADLVEIRLDSLKSFSPHEDLKIIIKDCPLPTLFTYRPTWEGGLYDGDEKKRLDVLRLAMELGADYIDVELQVAREFNNSICGKKPEKCKVIVSSHNYQNTPSAEDLGNLVATIQATGADIVKIATTALDITDVARIFQITVHSQVPVIGLVMGERGLISRIICAKFGGYLTFGTLESGIVSAPGQPTIRDLMDLYNFRQIGPDTKVFGIIGKPVGHSKSPVLYNEAFKSVGFNGVYVHLLVDDVAKFFQTYSSSDFAGFSCTIPHKEAAAKICDEVDPVAKSIGAVNCIVRRSDGKLFGCNTDYIGAISAIEDGLRGKGNGSGIVGSPLAGKLFVIIGAGGAGKALAYGAKEKGARVAIANRTYERAKELANVVGAEALSLTDLNNFHPEDGMILANTTSIGMQPKVDETPISKDVLKYYSLVFDAVYTPKVTRLLREAGESGAITVSGLEMFIGQAYEQYERFTGLPAPKELFRKIMAKY; encoded by the exons ATGGAGACTACTAACTGTGCGTTG ctTGCTTGTTGCTCTAAAATGGCAAGTGGAGAAAGGAGAAAGAATCCAACCCTGATTTGTGTTCCAATTATCGGGGATTCGGTAGAGCAGATGTTGGTTGATGCGGGTAAGGCAAAGGCTAGTGGTGCGGACCTTGTGGAAATCAGATTGGATAGTTTGAAGAGTTTCAGCCCTCATGAGGATctcaaaatcataatcaaaGATTGCCCTTTGCCAACTTTGTTCACCTACAG ACCAACATGGGAAGGCGGTCTATATGATGGTGATGAAAAAAAGCGACTGGATGTGTTACGATTAGCCATGGAGTTGGGAGCTGATTACATTGATGTTGAGCTTCAG GTTGCTCGTGAGTTCAACAATTCCATTTGTGGGAAGAAGCCTGAAAAGTGCAAAGTCATTGTTTCTTCTCATAACTATCAAAATACTCCATCTGCTGAAGATCTTGGTAATCTTGTGGCAACTATACAAGCTACTGGAGCTGATATTGTGAAAATTGCTACCACTGCTTTGGACATAACTGATGTGGCTCGCATTTTCCAAATAACTGTGCATTCTCAA GTTCCGGTTATTGGACTTGTCATGGGTGAGAGGGGTTTGATTTCACGGATAATTTGTGCAAAATTTGGTGGTTATCTCACTTTTGGTACCCTTGAGTCTGGAATTGTTTCAGCTCCTGGTCAACCAACTATCAGAGATCTTATGGATCTATACAATTTTAGACAGATAGGACCTGATACAAAAGTATTTGGGATTATTGGGAAGCCTGTTGGCCACAGCAAATCACCTGTTTTGTATAATGAAGCGTTCAAGTCTGTTGGTTTCAATGGGGTTTATGTTCATTTGTTGGTGGATGATGTTGCAAAATTTTTCCAGACTTACTCGTCCAGTGATTTTGCTGGTTTCAG TTGTACAATTCCTCACAAGGAGGCTGCAGCAAAGATCTGTGATGAGGTTGATCCAGTTGCAAAG tcaATAGGTGCTGTTAATTGTATTGTAAGAAGGAGTGACGGAAAGTTATTTGGTTGCAATACGGACTACATTGGTGCTATTTCTGCCATTGAGGATGGACTAAGAG GTAAAGGTAACGGTAGTGGCATAGTTGGTTCACCTTTAGCGGGTAAGTTATTTGTGATCATTGGTGCTGGTGGTGCGGGCAAGGCACTTGCATATGGTGCAAAAGAAAAGGGAGCAAGGGTTGCGATTGCCAATCGCACATATG AACGAGCCAAAGAACTTGCCAATGTTGTTGGAGCAGAAGCTTTGTCCCTTACTGATCTGAATAACTTCCATCCAGAGGATGGTATGATTCTTGCAAACACAACGTCTATTGGGATGCAACCAAAAGTAGATGAAACACCAATTTCTAAG GATGTGTTGAAATATTATTCGCTTGTTTTCGATGCTGTTTATACCCCCAAAGTAACCAGACTCTTGAGAGAAGCTGGAGAATCTGGAGCCATTACTGTTTCTGGATTGGAGATGTTCATTGGACAGGCATACGAACAATATGAGAGGTTCACTGGATTGCCTG CACCCAAGGAGCTATTCCGGAAAATCATGGCAAAGTACTGA
- the LOC123221247 gene encoding bifunctional 3-dehydroquinate dehydratase/shikimate dehydrogenase, chloroplastic-like isoform X3, which translates to MAKLACCSKMASGERRKNPTLICVPIIGDSVEQMLVDAGKAKASGADLVEIRLDSLKSFSPHEDLKIIIKDCPLPTLFTYRPTWEGGLYDGDEKKRLDVLRLAMELGADYIDVELQVAREFNNSICGKKPEKCKVIVSSHNYQNTPSAEDLGNLVATIQATGADIVKIATTALDITDVARIFQITVHSQVSNVPVIGLVMGERGLISRIICAKFGGYLTFGTLESGIVSAPGQPTIRDLMDLYNFRQIGPDTKVFGIIGKPVGHSKSPVLYNEAFKSVGFNGVYVHLLVDDVAKFFQTYSSSDFAGFSCTIPHKEAAAKICDEVDPVAKSIGAVNCIVRRSDGKLFGCNTDYIGAISAIEDGLRGKGNGSGIVGSPLAGKLFVIIGAGGAGKALAYGAKEKGARVAIANRTYERAKELANVVGAEALSLTDLNNFHPEDGMILANTTSIGMQPKVDETPISKDVLKYYSLVFDAVYTPKVTRLLREAGESGAITVSGLEMFIGQAYEQYERFTGLPAPKELFRKIMAKY; encoded by the exons ATGGCAAAG ctTGCTTGTTGCTCTAAAATGGCAAGTGGAGAAAGGAGAAAGAATCCAACCCTGATTTGTGTTCCAATTATCGGGGATTCGGTAGAGCAGATGTTGGTTGATGCGGGTAAGGCAAAGGCTAGTGGTGCGGACCTTGTGGAAATCAGATTGGATAGTTTGAAGAGTTTCAGCCCTCATGAGGATctcaaaatcataatcaaaGATTGCCCTTTGCCAACTTTGTTCACCTACAG ACCAACATGGGAAGGCGGTCTATATGATGGTGATGAAAAAAAGCGACTGGATGTGTTACGATTAGCCATGGAGTTGGGAGCTGATTACATTGATGTTGAGCTTCAG GTTGCTCGTGAGTTCAACAATTCCATTTGTGGGAAGAAGCCTGAAAAGTGCAAAGTCATTGTTTCTTCTCATAACTATCAAAATACTCCATCTGCTGAAGATCTTGGTAATCTTGTGGCAACTATACAAGCTACTGGAGCTGATATTGTGAAAATTGCTACCACTGCTTTGGACATAACTGATGTGGCTCGCATTTTCCAAATAACTGTGCATTCTCAAGTAAGCAAC GTTCCGGTTATTGGACTTGTCATGGGTGAGAGGGGTTTGATTTCACGGATAATTTGTGCAAAATTTGGTGGTTATCTCACTTTTGGTACCCTTGAGTCTGGAATTGTTTCAGCTCCTGGTCAACCAACTATCAGAGATCTTATGGATCTATACAATTTTAGACAGATAGGACCTGATACAAAAGTATTTGGGATTATTGGGAAGCCTGTTGGCCACAGCAAATCACCTGTTTTGTATAATGAAGCGTTCAAGTCTGTTGGTTTCAATGGGGTTTATGTTCATTTGTTGGTGGATGATGTTGCAAAATTTTTCCAGACTTACTCGTCCAGTGATTTTGCTGGTTTCAG TTGTACAATTCCTCACAAGGAGGCTGCAGCAAAGATCTGTGATGAGGTTGATCCAGTTGCAAAG tcaATAGGTGCTGTTAATTGTATTGTAAGAAGGAGTGACGGAAAGTTATTTGGTTGCAATACGGACTACATTGGTGCTATTTCTGCCATTGAGGATGGACTAAGAG GTAAAGGTAACGGTAGTGGCATAGTTGGTTCACCTTTAGCGGGTAAGTTATTTGTGATCATTGGTGCTGGTGGTGCGGGCAAGGCACTTGCATATGGTGCAAAAGAAAAGGGAGCAAGGGTTGCGATTGCCAATCGCACATATG AACGAGCCAAAGAACTTGCCAATGTTGTTGGAGCAGAAGCTTTGTCCCTTACTGATCTGAATAACTTCCATCCAGAGGATGGTATGATTCTTGCAAACACAACGTCTATTGGGATGCAACCAAAAGTAGATGAAACACCAATTTCTAAG GATGTGTTGAAATATTATTCGCTTGTTTTCGATGCTGTTTATACCCCCAAAGTAACCAGACTCTTGAGAGAAGCTGGAGAATCTGGAGCCATTACTGTTTCTGGATTGGAGATGTTCATTGGACAGGCATACGAACAATATGAGAGGTTCACTGGATTGCCTG CACCCAAGGAGCTATTCCGGAAAATCATGGCAAAGTACTGA
- the LOC123221247 gene encoding bifunctional 3-dehydroquinate dehydratase/shikimate dehydrogenase, chloroplastic-like isoform X4, with translation MASGERRKNPTLICVPIIGDSVEQMLVDAGKAKASGADLVEIRLDSLKSFSPHEDLKIIIKDCPLPTLFTYRPTWEGGLYDGDEKKRLDVLRLAMELGADYIDVELQVAREFNNSICGKKPEKCKVIVSSHNYQNTPSAEDLGNLVATIQATGADIVKIATTALDITDVARIFQITVHSQVSNVPVIGLVMGERGLISRIICAKFGGYLTFGTLESGIVSAPGQPTIRDLMDLYNFRQIGPDTKVFGIIGKPVGHSKSPVLYNEAFKSVGFNGVYVHLLVDDVAKFFQTYSSSDFAGFSCTIPHKEAAAKICDEVDPVAKSIGAVNCIVRRSDGKLFGCNTDYIGAISAIEDGLRGKGNGSGIVGSPLAGKLFVIIGAGGAGKALAYGAKEKGARVAIANRTYERAKELANVVGAEALSLTDLNNFHPEDGMILANTTSIGMQPKVDETPISKDVLKYYSLVFDAVYTPKVTRLLREAGESGAITVSGLEMFIGQAYEQYERFTGLPAPKELFRKIMAKY, from the exons ATGGCAAGTGGAGAAAGGAGAAAGAATCCAACCCTGATTTGTGTTCCAATTATCGGGGATTCGGTAGAGCAGATGTTGGTTGATGCGGGTAAGGCAAAGGCTAGTGGTGCGGACCTTGTGGAAATCAGATTGGATAGTTTGAAGAGTTTCAGCCCTCATGAGGATctcaaaatcataatcaaaGATTGCCCTTTGCCAACTTTGTTCACCTACAG ACCAACATGGGAAGGCGGTCTATATGATGGTGATGAAAAAAAGCGACTGGATGTGTTACGATTAGCCATGGAGTTGGGAGCTGATTACATTGATGTTGAGCTTCAG GTTGCTCGTGAGTTCAACAATTCCATTTGTGGGAAGAAGCCTGAAAAGTGCAAAGTCATTGTTTCTTCTCATAACTATCAAAATACTCCATCTGCTGAAGATCTTGGTAATCTTGTGGCAACTATACAAGCTACTGGAGCTGATATTGTGAAAATTGCTACCACTGCTTTGGACATAACTGATGTGGCTCGCATTTTCCAAATAACTGTGCATTCTCAAGTAAGCAAC GTTCCGGTTATTGGACTTGTCATGGGTGAGAGGGGTTTGATTTCACGGATAATTTGTGCAAAATTTGGTGGTTATCTCACTTTTGGTACCCTTGAGTCTGGAATTGTTTCAGCTCCTGGTCAACCAACTATCAGAGATCTTATGGATCTATACAATTTTAGACAGATAGGACCTGATACAAAAGTATTTGGGATTATTGGGAAGCCTGTTGGCCACAGCAAATCACCTGTTTTGTATAATGAAGCGTTCAAGTCTGTTGGTTTCAATGGGGTTTATGTTCATTTGTTGGTGGATGATGTTGCAAAATTTTTCCAGACTTACTCGTCCAGTGATTTTGCTGGTTTCAG TTGTACAATTCCTCACAAGGAGGCTGCAGCAAAGATCTGTGATGAGGTTGATCCAGTTGCAAAG tcaATAGGTGCTGTTAATTGTATTGTAAGAAGGAGTGACGGAAAGTTATTTGGTTGCAATACGGACTACATTGGTGCTATTTCTGCCATTGAGGATGGACTAAGAG GTAAAGGTAACGGTAGTGGCATAGTTGGTTCACCTTTAGCGGGTAAGTTATTTGTGATCATTGGTGCTGGTGGTGCGGGCAAGGCACTTGCATATGGTGCAAAAGAAAAGGGAGCAAGGGTTGCGATTGCCAATCGCACATATG AACGAGCCAAAGAACTTGCCAATGTTGTTGGAGCAGAAGCTTTGTCCCTTACTGATCTGAATAACTTCCATCCAGAGGATGGTATGATTCTTGCAAACACAACGTCTATTGGGATGCAACCAAAAGTAGATGAAACACCAATTTCTAAG GATGTGTTGAAATATTATTCGCTTGTTTTCGATGCTGTTTATACCCCCAAAGTAACCAGACTCTTGAGAGAAGCTGGAGAATCTGGAGCCATTACTGTTTCTGGATTGGAGATGTTCATTGGACAGGCATACGAACAATATGAGAGGTTCACTGGATTGCCTG CACCCAAGGAGCTATTCCGGAAAATCATGGCAAAGTACTGA